In a genomic window of Atribacterota bacterium:
- a CDS encoding cobalamin-binding protein has translation GGGPVDQAWADKIGADGFAEDGVLAAKVAKKLIS, from the coding sequence TAGGGGGAGGCCCTGTAGACCAAGCATGGGCGGATAAGATTGGTGCAGACGGCTTTGCTGAAGACGGAGTCTTGGCAGCCAAAGTTGCAAAGAAATTAATTAGCTAA